TATCGAACTTGGTAAAGTACCTGTCAAAAGGTTGTCGTTAAAGTATAGTGTCTCCAAGTTGATGAGATTTCCAACCCTAACAGGAATGTTTCCGTGTATCTGATTCTCATCAAAATATATTCCCCTGAGCTTCGTTGAGAGATTGCTAATAGATTCAGTTAGCACTCCTCCAAAATTATTGGCACTGATagataaaatttgtaaattgGTGCAATTAACTAGAGAAGAGACGAAATCCAACTCACCTTCCACATTATTTCCAAGGTTGTTATGATTAATTGCAAACCAATACAAATTTGACAGGTGTGCCAGATTAGGCACTTTCCCAGTAAACTTATTGTGTGAGATACAAAATAGTGAAAGGTTTGAGGCATTGGAGATTGAAGCTGGTACTGGTCCAGTGAATTGGTTGGTATGGAAATTAAAGATTTCGAGGTTTGAAAACATAGTGTGGCCCAAGCCAGGAGGAAAAGTTCCATGAAGGTTGTTTCTATGCATATAAATGAATTTAATTGACGAGAGGTGGTATATGGAGGGAGGGATGGTACCATTCAAATAATTTGCAGACAGTGCAAAAAAAGTCAAGCTTTTCAACTGGCCAAGGCTATTCGGAATACCTCCATGCAGATTATTATGTGATGCAGATAGTACTTCAAGAGAAGAAAGATTCCCAAAAGAAGGTGGGATTTTCCCATGAAAATTGTTCCTGCCTAACTTAAGTAGCCGAAGCTTGGACAATGAGGCAATTTCAGTTGGAAGTTTGCCACTAAGAGTGTTGCGATATAAGTTAAGGTATTGGAGGTTAGAGCAACGTGATATGTTGAATGGAATATGACCACTGAAGGAGTTGTTATGAAGGCGTAGTCTTTCCAAGCGGAACAAACGACCAATTTCTGGAGGAATGGTGTGGCTGAAGCTATTGTTTTGGAGGTTTAAAGCCCTCAGAAAGCTCAAGTTTCCAATGTGGGGAGATAGGTGGCCTGCCATCCCGCTTGATCGGAGGTCGAGCACTGTAACTCTCTGGTGTCTGCGGCCACAAGTGATGCCTGGCCAACGACAGAAGTGGAGGGATTCATTCCAAGAGCTAAGGATGCCGAGGGTATCAGTCACGATTTCAGCTTTGAAGGCAAGCAAGGAAAGCCTATCCACCTCATTCCCCGCTAAACGCGAGGAGGCAGAgctaaaaagaaagagaagaaagattgGTTGGGTGAAAATAAACCAAATGCTAATATGAATGCTTGAGAACTCCATTTTAGCTAGGCTGCAAAATGAAGCTCTGGATATTTAACCTTAGGTAATCGTAAGTTGACGCAAAGAGAGGAGTCAATTTTAGCGTCCAAATTGGGTTGACGGGTTGGGGAACACAACACATAGCTTTTGACGTTTTACGTTAGAACTTAGAATTATCATAAAAAGCAGAAAGTAAAAGGTTCATGCAAAGTAGGTAAATGCAAAGTAGGTAAGGCTAGAAAACGTGCAATGTAGGTAAGACTATAAAAAGTGCCCGTAAGTATGTAAGACTCGAAAAAGTGCCCGGACGTTGCCGTAGgtctttaaaatattttgcaCTCGCAATAATTCTTAATTAAAAAATGCTACTCTTATCAAAATTTTCATACAATATTTGTATCAATAAAGGAAGGGCTAACTCTGTCAAAAATGCTAATCGTATCACACTCTTTAATAGAGATAAGACCTACATGTGTTGGTGGATCAACCTCTATTAAAAAAGCGGtagaaataataatacaaatatgTGATAAACTTACACGTTGGTTCTTGacggaaaaaaataataaggaCTTTGACATTTTACATTAGAATTATCATAAAAAGCAGAAAGTAAAACGTAGAGACCCACTAGCTAGTTTTCTACCGTATTGGAAGGTTCATGCAAAAAGTAGGTAAGACTAGAAAAAGTGGCCGTAAGTATGTAAGACTAGAAAAAGTGCCCGGGTGTTGCCGCGGgtctttaaaatattttggaAAAATATCAATATAGAAAACAGAGATCTCTTATGCTATGAGTTTCAAAACTGTATAGAACACATAAGATTAGtaaatgtgtgtgtgtagtaGCGATACTATTTACATACATGTGGAATGTAGGAAGGAAATTAGTCCTTTTGTTCTGAATCAAGATCACTAATTCCAAAATATAATTTCAAGAACCATTTCCCTACAGTTGAACATCAAGAAGACCACTAATTCTGAAATACAGATTAAATCTCTCCATGTTAAAAAGTATGTAAGCAGAGAGACAAGGGATGTGGTTTCTATTACCAGTATGATTAGCTTGTAAAGACTTGTCCGCTGCGTTCTGAATATTGGTCTCCACTGTAACCACCTTGAGAACTTTTCTGTAGATAATTCCACTATAAAAAAATCCATTTTAGAATGCATTTCTATTCATAACACGTTTAATACTTTTTAGTGGACCATGATCGGGATTTTAATGTTGTATGTCAATATATAAAATAGAACAAAGCCACTAACAATCTCAAAATATCATATAATTGATAGCGGTATGTACTTTTGGTAGATAATTTGTAATCAGATTGTAAAATATTGGGATGTCTAGTTCCCGCAGGAGTGTGTTATCCTTAGCAGAGAGGATACTTTTTGATATTTCGTAATTGCCCAGATGAAATCATGGCTAATGCCTCACACAtctgtcataaaaaaaaatcttaaacaCAAAGATTCATCATTATAGCCTAAATTAAGATCGCATTATCATATCAGAACAGACAAAGGTACTCAAACTCAAGTGTCTCACATGCTGACATCCAACAAACCAATCAAAAAAATTTCTCTAGTGAAAGAATAAaactgaattaaaaaaaataaaacagagaGAACTATCATAGAAAGCAGAAAGTGACTTACACGTTAGTTATGAAATGTTCGGCCTTAGTGGAATGTTATCTAGTTTTCTACCTTAGTGGAATGTTAGCCAGTTTTGCACTTAGCTAGTTTTCTACCTTAGTGGAAGGTTAGCTAGTCTTCCACTAGCTAGTTTTCTACCGTAATGCAAATGGTAAATTGGCTAGTTTTCTACTCTCACAATTATTACTCTTGCAAATTGCGATGCATCTGTGACGTAGcctctttgtttttcattttttatgaaagtataaTATTCATTAAGGAGACGAGAAAAT
This window of the Malus domestica chromosome 03, GDT2T_hap1 genome carries:
- the LOC139194860 gene encoding putative receptor-like protein kinase At3g47110; protein product: MEFSSIHISIWFIFTQPIFLLFLFSSASSRLAGNEVDRLSLLAFKAEIVTDTLGILSSWNESLHFCRWPGITCGRRHQRVTVLDLRSSGMAGHLSPHIGNLSFLRALNLQNNSFSHTIPPEIGRLFRLERLRLHNNSFSGHIPFNISRCSNLQYLNLYRNTLSGKLPTEIASLSKLRLLKLGRNNFHGKIPPSFGNLSSLEVLSASHNNLHGGIPNSLGQLKSLTFFALSANYLNGTIPPSIYHLSSIKFIYMHRNNLHGTFPPGLGHTMFSNLEIFNFHTNQFTGPVPASISNASNLSLFCISHNKFTGKVPNLAHLSNLYWFAINHNNLGNNVEGELDFVSSLVNCTNLQILSISANNFGGVLTESISNLSTKLRGIYFDENQIHGNIPVRVGNLINLETLYFNDNLLTGTLPSSIVN